The nucleotide sequence CTCACtctcattaataaaatttagtaaattaattttttttgggagACAGAtaagaaaaggaaataaaattaaagttagtAAAAACGCGAAAGATTTAAACGGAACTCACCGGTATTTAGCCGAAGATGTATTAACCGAATCGGAATGCACATCTTTGATTTATTTGGCGAAACTGTTTGCTTTACCCGGGGATGGTTACATTGGAAACAGAACTCCACACACTTTGATGGAGAATTTCGAAGGTGTTACTTTAAGTAGGACCTCTTTACTCACCTACGTTGGAATGTTAAACGCAAACGAccttaaattaataatcaaagtTACTGAAGACGCTAAAAATcatattcaatattatttcGAATTAAACAGAAAGTTGTATTTTACTTACACCCATTTAGTTTGTAGATCTCCAGTTCCaggtaaattgaaaaaatttttttttagttaataaacaacaaaatcgTTTTAGGATCTCCAAGTAACCGAACTGATTTTAGTCACGTTGTTCACGCCGATAATtgcaacttaaaaaaaaatttaaaatgcgaAAAAGAATATCCTAGTTACACGTACAGAGATTATAGcgctattatttatttaaacgatGATTTTGATGGAGGTGAATTCGTTTTTGTTTCGGATTTTTACGGGAAACAATTGGaggtaaattaattattaaattttattcaacacagtcttgagagacgcaaggctaacattttttgttttaaaattttttttagagtaCTATCATCCCAAAATGTGGTCGAATGGTGGCATTTTCATCTGGAAATGAAAATTTGCACGCTGTAAAAGCGGTAACTAAAGGATCAAGGTGCGCTTTGGCCGTTTGGTTCACTTTTGATAAAAAGTATTCAGAAAATCGAAATTTCgcttatcaaattttaaaggGGGCATAATATTAGAATAGAAtaagaaatgtaaaataaaatgttatgttgtttggtgataatgaagaaaatggttataaaaaaaatcttatttattaaaactcaTATCCTCGCTACTTTTTATTCATCTCTCTGATTAGTACATTTCTTACAttataacataattaaaaaagtacacctacgatatttttttaattatttataaataattggcagtttatataaaatttttctatgtaATCGTACAGGCGTTCCGTGTACGTGCTGGATGAACTCAAAAATTTACCGCCAAGCGATAGAGAATTACAAAGtacatttaaagaaaaaaaaaataaaaacgtttttgtacacaacaaaataaaaatttgcaagATCATCAAAAAAACACCTTCGCAATGAAAATATTACTTTGGTCTTGCagtacaaaaaaagttaacgTATAGAACAATAAATTGCGaaaagttatccataaataaaaattattttttcatgattttttttattacattttttttaataatttcacaGTCTTATTAAACGGtttttaataacatcaaagaaaaaaacgaaaaaacctattaaaaacgaaagttaatattataaaacgaaaataattaataccgcgaattagaacaaaaaattatatatgaaTATATTTAACTACAAATGAATTCAAGTACAGATTCACATTGAAAAAATTCCATTCTTTTGTGATTACGAAAGATGACCGTGCCTGCACTTGTACTTCAATCGTCGATGAAAAAAACCTCCAATGACATATACTCATGGCAGtgatacttttatttatttatatctattttctttttttcgagaaaatcaaaaaatatcattaCAGGTTTTTTACGcaataaaacaaacaaaaaggtacaattaataaattcaattaaataattccttAGTTATTAACACTATCTATTtacatatatatcataattaattgtacttgtaaaaattcatttaatttaatcatctccggtagatttttttttgtacacaaataaaatcgttcgtaaaaatatacaattgaAAGAATAtacaaatgaatttattttttatttaactcttttttttattaacaatgggatgtgagtttttttttgcaaatggTATTTTTTAAGAAGGCAGTGATTAATGtttttcgatttctttttaactaatatttcttttttcgctataatttataatgaataaataaatttgcaatGAAATTATCGAATTTAAACGAATAAGTCGAAACGATCTCTGAACACAAGTATTGCAGTCTAATATTATCCCATAatctttatctttttaatttaaattaatattttatttcaattttttttcggattttcaaatataaaaaaaattaaaaacaaaaattttcctaaATGAACACAAATTATAcaaagttatatttttatgtcataattttctttgtttcaaGATGATCTAGTGAAAGATGATCTAGTAatgaaacaaatattaattattgcaattttatatatcactctgttataatcaaaaaagtaactcaattaataattcagttaataaagaaaacgttttattttttatcgagATTCCATACAAACCAAACTTAATTTTTCCAATTATTTGATTGGTAATTTTCATCTCTAACTGAATCTTTTGGCCAATTCCAATCTTTTCCTTTCGGCTTAAATTTATCCCTCGGCGCATCCACGTATTCCTCTACGCTACTTTTTTGATATATATCATCCCGCCAATGTTctcgataataaaatttctttttataatgttGATCAGGTTTCGTTCGTTTTTCTTCCGCGTGCCTTTGATACTTTAATAACGGATTTTGATTGGGACTTTTTTCCGTGGCAACAACCGGAAGTTCCGGGCTGTACGAAGCCGTAAGATTTGCTGGCGATGAAGGCGATGGTGTCCGCGGCGGTCCTAATTCATCGCCGTGATCCAACGTCGGCGAGCTTTCGACACTCTTACATTTATTTGAAGGCACCTTAAATAACGTTGGTTTGGCATttggatttaattttaacatttgttTTGTGGCTGGCATAGACGTCGATGGGGCTGTTGGTATATCAAGGCCGATTCCGGAATCCGGCGACGTATTACAACTTTCGTTACCCTCCGTTGACCTTCTACGCTTATCTAATTCGGTTGAAGCAAAAGCCACCAAACGATCGAAACCTGACGATATTCGATCTTGCCATTTAGATTCTTCCGGTTCTTCTTCAACTTCAACAtctaattttaagtaaaaaaaaatatgtagaaagaaattttttagtataacaaaaaaataataaaaaaatgttgctaaATGTAAAAGGAAAGATGAAACCTTCACCAAATAATAGacagtattaaaattttaatagggaaaaataataaaagaggCGTTTAAAAGCTACTTACCGGTGATATATATTATTCAGCTGGCTTAATCTAGTATGGTACGGTAAATATGCATGCGCGCTTATGAGTACGCGTGTTTGTGCATGCCTCAACTGTGCTGATTCCTAAGTCAACGCAAACAAACTACTGTAAGTAAACTAGAGAATACCATTTCCACCATTACGACCATTACCgacaattttttggaattttaatgtatgtgtaacatttttttgatatacaaattttgtccacaactattattattgcatAATAATTATCGATTAATGCATCCTCAAAATGAGACTAATAACTGGTAGATTCCCCAGAGTAGAGACGAAGAATCACAAGAATGCGACAAGCGCTAAAATATGGTAAATAAGAACGTAACAGAGGACGACGGTGGTGAAGAGACTCCTGAAGAAATAGATAAAGGCCTAAACACAGTGCGAAACAATAAACCTTGGAGGCATTCAAATCGAGTTAATCAATCACAATCCAAGAGTAGTGAAGGAACCCTTAGCAGATGAGAGcaaattattcataaaagaGGTAACATGAGAAATTGTGAAAATTATAGAGAGATTACTATTACTAGTTTGATTGGTAAGCTTTTCAGGCGTAAATTAAAGACAAAGGTGGAAGGTCATCgctctattaaaaaaatattattatttaaagcaCAAAAATAAGAACATTTGAGAGCATTACTCATTGTTACAAAATGCGAGTACGTTTGTAACAATAATATGTTTTAAGTTCAACAGATAAGGTGAAATTAAAATGGCTTATTTCTGGATTACTCCAAAAATCACTCTGACATAACCCAAAATAACAACATAAATGCGCGTTTGTGTTGCCTTGCTGCATTACTATATAGGACACtaaaaaacctaaaaaaactCCATGTTATGGAGTGGTGAAAAACAGTTGTGGACAAACCATAATCATAAAAGTACCATTTTTTGTACACCACTCTATATAATTTCcatattataaaacaatttcgaatatttgataaataatttaataattaaaccaaaaGATTGAATTGTCGTAAtggttttatattaaaaataaagttattttttgaatatattttttaatttaattaattatttaaataaacctttttaataaaaataattaacccACCAAAATATACGGTaacttgtttttgtaaaataaaaaagtgcaATGATTAGTAGTAAAATCGATGAAATCTATCAAAAGCAATACTAAAGCTCTGCATGCAAAccaaaaataactaaaatcattaaaaaaaaccgaCTACAAAATAACTATAACAAcacctttaaaataatttttttaatataaaaatgaattcaaaCCTTCGTCGTGAGTTTTTCGTTGAATCGGGTTGCTCCTATCATCTCCATCCAACGGTAACGAATGAACGTCCCCTGCTGAATTTTCCGAGGGGTTCCGATGATTATGATTATCAGCGTATGAAGAAGATCTTCGTATTGTTGTCCTAATCGGACCTTGTATAACCGGCGATTCTCTTTTGTATTGACAATCATTTTGGACTGTTTCGGTCTTAATATGACTACCTTCTTGATAAACTAAAGCTCCCGGAATATATCTTCGATCAAACGCATCaacttcttctttaatttgagTTGTATTCAAAACGCGAGCTTGTAAACTAGCCGCCAAACCTTCCGGTACAAAATTACAACGTTCCGCTGTTGTTTCTGGTTGAACAGACGGTTTAACATCTGTGTGAAAGTATGATTCATGATAAGGTTTTAAATCAGCTCGAGGTAATGGTGTGTATTGTTCATTTTGTgaataatttgaatttgttGATCCAGAACGTACGGATGGGGGATACATAATTGTTGTTCTTGGTGAAAATTGAGATTGTCTCGGTGATATTTGTGGTTGTGTTGCGTAAGGATGCGGTTTTGGATGATTATGAACGTATGCTAAACCTTCAAGACCCTCAGTTGATGACGGCCTTGAAATTGGACTGTATACTTGTCTTAACGGTTCTGTTTCTTTATTGATCGGTAACGTGTCGTGTACTTTTACATTCACTCTTTCTGGTCTCGGTGGGATGTTTGCGTTAACAACCGAACGGGAAGTAACAGTTGTTGTACCTTGAATATCGCTCATATCAACAGCGGCGTTTATTATAGACTGATTAGATATTTCTAACGTACGTTCGATTTCGCCCGATACTAAATCACCAATCGTTCGTGTTGCAACCATTCCATCATTTTGCGATGAATAAGTATGATGTTGTGCTGCAAGTTTTTCTTGCGATAAATGACGCCTCAAAGCTAATTTGGCTGGGGAAACTTGTGTGTAATCGGGTTGTTCTTGACGATGACCAGTTTCACGATAATTATCAATTACAGATCCTAAACCTTCTTGTTGCGAATATCCAGCACGATATTCTTCCGGTTTAACAACTGTTTCCgttttgttgtatttatatttattatgattattggTTGTTTTATGATCGGGTTCGTTTTTAATGTATTGATAAGTGTATTGCTGAGAATTATTATGTAAGTTAGGTAAATTGGTGTTACTTGGTGGAAGATAAGGTCCTGAGCTGGTCGGACTATATATTTGCGGTTTCCGGTCCTCATTTAGCACAGATGTTATGATACTCTTTAAACGATCCTCGAAGTTTGTTATTCTAGGTGGTTCTTGTGATCGCGACGTATTAATCGTGTTGATCGGATTTTgttgataattatttaatttagctCGTTTTGAAACAGCTTGAGGAGCTGGCATTGCATTCCGAGATGATCTTTGTCCATTTCCGTTCGTCGTGTGATTTTTTGTAACCGGTTTATTTGACGACATTTTACTAGCTTCTAACATTCTTcctttttctaatattttttggGCTAAAATTTCTGGGTTTTGTTCCTCGATCTTAACCATATCGGGTACTTCCGGCCATTCTTGCGATCTAGTTCTGTAATCTCTCGATTTTCTTGACACCTTCGAGTTTTGTTGACGAACATTTAATGCTTGGGCTTGTTTCCTTTCCTCGCTGCTTTTTTCTAAAGACAACACTTCGTTTTCCAACATTGATACTTGATTGTGTAGCTTTTTCCTTTGAGACAGCGTCGATGAAATCTCCCTTAGAATGTATTCTTCGGGAACAAGTGGAGAAACATCTCTTCGTGTGGGATCTTGTTTAGAGTACTTTTCCGTTATTTCTTGTTGGCGCTGcgtaatcaaatttttttgttcttgcTCCAAACCGTAAACTTGAACTTGCAATTTACTCGCCTTCGCTTGCAAATCTTTGTGTCTAATCACAATCTCTTTAGCTTTCGCCAATAAATCAGCGGGTGATAGCGCGTTTATGCCCAACTCGTTCATTCTCACTTTCAACAAGGCTACACTATCATCGATCAACACTTTAATTTGCTTTTCTAGTTGAGCCGCCCTGTTTTGCAACCGCTGATTACGCTCCTTCTCTTCCGTTATTAAATTCTCCACGTTACCTTTATATTGAGGCGTTTTCATTTCCTCGATCATACTCATATATTGAGCCCTGTACATgtctaataaaatttgtaatgcGTACGGTGTATTTTCGGGAGCTGGCGGAATATCCAATTCATCGTGAACCATATCTGTGCTTAGAGATGTTAATTTTTGATCTACACAACCTGGGGGTGGTGGCAATTTTTTACCATTTGCTAAAATCgaaacaatttaatattatcgTCTTAGCTTTATGCTGACTTATTTTGttagaaaattaatacaagAAGGAAATTGGTCATTGTAACACTtgggaaaaattattattattattaaatataaaagtaaaaaagtttAAGATAATTACCTTGTGGTGATGTGCTCAGTAACGTTTGACTATGCAACAAATCAAgtccattaattttaattgctttCTTTGGTTTGGTTTTTCGAACACGTCCCCGTCGTGGTTTCGCCAAAGGTTTATTAACCGCATTATTACCACCTTGGACTTTTCCACCGCGTTGGATTTTTCGTCTCAACTTCTTCGGTTGACGTTTAACCTTGGATCCGACGACCTCGTCTTCGCTTTGACTGCTTTTCCCTTTGTTTGAGCACCAATCGGACCAAGCTTTTCTGGTTGTTGGTCCGGCGGGATCGAAAAATTCGGAATCGGAAGATGAGTCCTGCATTATTTTCGATAAATCTCTGCGGGCTTTCTCGCGGGAATTGCGAGACGAGTTCGAGTTGTCGTCGTCGTTAACGGTTCCCTTTGGATTACGTAGCCTTTGGAAGTATCGTTCGAGTTTCGTGCGATCGATGATGTGTAAATAATAAGATACTGGTTTCCCAGTCCAAGAAACGGAACCTCGCAATGGTGACATCTCTGAAACGTGCATTATTGTACCGATATCGCTTAAGTTACGATcggttatacgaaaatttaatggacaaaaactttttgaagaaACAATCCTAGCACCGTCTTTTAAATCGGCAAATCTTTCTTTTAGTTGATGATCTACGTTTGGACCGAAAGCAAAATTATTAACGAACACAATAGTGGCAGAGGTGATCTTTTCCCGATGTtcttcgtttaaaaaatcccCCTTAATTAGCTTATAATCCCCAAATTTCTTTCCGTACCATTGCATCCAAGCGCGAAAGTTTTTGTTCATACTTTCTGCATATCTACTCGGAACTTCAGCGCGTTCTACTCCCAAACAAATTTTACACGGAGTCGCTGCGGCCATTTGCAGAACAACTTGACCAACACCTGACCCTAAATCTATGAAAATATCATCTTGGGTGATATCGATCTGATCGATCATTTGACAAACTAAATCGTAGGATGTTTCACCGTACACTTCCGGTGAAAATGGCTCATACTGATTTAGTTTATCAGGGTCTGTCACTGCTTGGTTATAAGTTTGTTGTAGAATGTGACGCAACAGACCTCTCGATGGATATTTATTTAACCGTTGCGCTGGTAAAGATGTTCCCTTCTCCTAAAAGAAATATGCAATCAATTTTTACGGTTGTAATTGGAACGTGTATTCTTACCAATGCAACAATGCTATCAATCGCGCGATTAAACCGATCACAAAGTAATTTCATACTTTCATAACTTCTCGTATCATAGTCGCAGAGGATGTTATTCTCCAGCGGTAGTTTGAGCTCTGGGAGGTCCTCGCAGACCCAACGAATCGTTTCCACAATTTCCAGCGCACCATCATGTCGAtcctaaagaaaaaataatcaattaataacaaaataaaaataattttaggttatcttatttcatgtttttgtCATATCAATGTCCATTAATATAATATCATTGAACGATACATTATATTcacaaatttatgttttaatttgtttcaactcaataattataaataaaaaagataaaaacattaattgtgttaatcaattttatttaaaattaaaaaaaataatttttacgaaaattctTAAATCATGTCCATTACTATTAGGTCAATGATTGACATTCTCGTCAATTCTAGTCATTTGTAAACACACAGTTCGACTCAAAAATGAGTGAATGTTCAAAAGCAGGAAATGTGGATCAAGTTGAAAACGAAGAACCAGAACTCTCATCTGAAATTGAAAATCCTACGGATACGAAGGAAGAAACCACGCATGATGTATCTGAAGAAATGTTAGATGAAGGAACAACTCAAAGTGATACTTTACCTAGATTGGTAATTCCTAGTTTCGTGGCGCATAACTCGCGTTTTGGAATTTCCGATTTCGTGGTAAAATTATGTATggaagaaaaacataaatgGCTTTGTGCGATCCCAAtcgaatttattattaatggtgCAAATACACGCGGATTTCACAGTCACCCGATGTTCGAAGAAGCAATGTTGGTGTTAAAAGGTGACCTAGTCATAACTCGTATCAGTAAAAGTCAAGAACCAATTGTAAAAGCAGCTCGAGGTCTGTATTATCTCATTCACGCCCGTTACATTTTAACAGACCAAGGTTTAGCgtacattttaaagaaataccACAACCACGAATTCGGGTGTTGCCCCCGATACTTTTGTTACAACCAACCTGTCATCCCCTTCGGATTTTCGCCGGATCTTGAACGCGATACCATACAAATTTTCTGCGGAAAATGTTCCGAAATATATTCACCGAGTAATACAGTTAACCACATTGATGGGGCAGCATTCGGACCTCTATTACCAGAAATGTTTTACCTACAATTTCCTCATTTACGACCTCAATTAtccacaaaaaaatttcaaccCAAGTTGTATGGATTTAAAATACACTCATCATGTTATCAACAAGAAACTGATACCGATGATGAAGATTCTGATGATGccgaaaaatttaaaatacaacaatttagtAAAAGAGtgcaataaaagtttaaatcaaattaaattgtaattatgtattaataaaGCATTTGTTTGATGAGGAATAATTCtgcattttattttcataaatctctttaatttctttttaacattttggttcAGTTCTGAATCCACCCTCAACCGCCCCAAGTTATGTTTGtggcataaaaaatgttcgccctaagtattgttcataatattataatttatagttttataaACTCCAACAGTAGTTGACATATCTGTTGTGACAACTAAAATCAAACACACTGACACATATATATATAGTCATAATTTGAGTATTTGGtatcttgaaattttttaattctgaataATTGATGGGAcaaaattcttcaaatatgCATATGAGGAAATAGAGTCACATGATGGTATTTTCGTGCGTTGGCAAGAATTCCAATAATGTCAGATatcaattataataaaattctaaTCAAGTTAAAAAAACTTCCAAGATTTGGTACAAATAACAATTCTCACTGGATCTTAATAAATAGGAGACATTCCTATATacttaataaacaaataaaggaTTGCTTCTAAAGAATGCAGTTTATAAAACAACTAAGCATTATCTTCTTAATATCATATTTCCCAAATAAGGATTAAGCTGCATATCGAAGAACAATAAACTTGAACCATTTGTTAAATACCCAACTCCATTTCCTTTAAAACTTagaataagattaaaaaaaaaccttaaaagcAACAAGTGTAAATACATCAATCACCTGGAATGGATTGTAAAGATGATTAAA is from Onthophagus taurus isolate NC chromosome 8, IU_Otau_3.0, whole genome shotgun sequence and encodes:
- the LOC111414151 gene encoding histone-lysine N-methyltransferase, H3 lysine-79 specific isoform X1; translated protein: MELKLHSPAGAEPVLYTWPLTSGRGTDRHDGALEIVETIRWVCEDLPELKLPLENNILCDYDTRSYESMKLLCDRFNRAIDSIVALEKGTSLPAQRLNKYPSRGLLRHILQQTYNQAVTDPDKLNQYEPFSPEVYGETSYDLVCQMIDQIDITQDDIFIDLGSGVGQVVLQMAAATPCKICLGVERAEVPSRYAESMNKNFRAWMQWYGKKFGDYKLIKGDFLNEEHREKITSATIVFVNNFAFGPNVDHQLKERFADLKDGARIVSSKSFCPLNFRITDRNLSDIGTIMHVSEMSPLRGSVSWTGKPVSYYLHIIDRTKLERYFQRLRNPKGTVNDDDNSNSSRNSREKARRDLSKIMQDSSSDSEFFDPAGPTTRKAWSDWCSNKGKSSQSEDEVVGSKVKRQPKKLRRKIQRGGKVQGGNNAVNKPLAKPRRGRVRKTKPKKAIKINGLDLLHSQTLLSTSPQANGKKLPPPPGCVDQKLTSLSTDMVHDELDIPPAPENTPYALQILLDMYRAQYMSMIEEMKTPQYKGNVENLITEEKERNQRLQNRAAQLEKQIKVLIDDSVALLKVRMNELGINALSPADLLAKAKEIVIRHKDLQAKASKLQVQVYGLEQEQKNLITQRQQEITEKYSKQDPTRRDVSPLVPEEYILREISSTLSQRKKLHNQVSMLENEVLSLEKSSEERKQAQALNVRQQNSKVSRKSRDYRTRSQEWPEVPDMVKIEEQNPEILAQKILEKGRMLEASKMSSNKPVTKNHTTNGNGQRSSRNAMPAPQAVSKRAKLNNYQQNPINTINTSRSQEPPRITNFEDRLKSIITSVLNEDRKPQIYSPTSSGPYLPPSNTNLPNLHNNSQQYTYQYIKNEPDHKTTNNHNKYKYNKTETVVKPEEYRAGYSQQEGLGSVIDNYRETGHRQEQPDYTQVSPAKLALRRHLSQEKLAAQHHTYSSQNDGMVATRTIGDLVSGEIERTLEISNQSIINAAVDMSDIQGTTTVTSRSVVNANIPPRPERVNVKVHDTLPINKETEPLRQVYSPISRPSSTEGLEGLAYVHNHPKPHPYATQPQISPRQSQFSPRTTIMYPPSVRSGSTNSNYSQNEQYTPLPRADLKPYHESYFHTDVKPSVQPETTAERCNFVPEGLAASLQARVLNTTQIKEEVDAFDRRYIPGALVYQEGSHIKTETVQNDCQYKRESPVIQGPIRTTIRRSSSYADNHNHRNPSENSAGDVHSLPLDGDDRSNPIQRKTHDEDVEVEEEPEESKWQDRISSGFDRLVAFASTELDKRRRSTEGNESCNTSPDSGIGLDIPTAPSTSMPATKQMLKLNPNAKPTLFKVPSNKCKSVESSPTLDHGDELGPPRTPSPSSPANLTASYSPELPVVATEKSPNQNPLLKYQRHAEEKRTKPDQHYKKKFYYREHWRDDIYQKSSVEEYVDAPRDKFKPKGKDWNWPKDSVRDENYQSNNWKN
- the LOC111414151 gene encoding histone-lysine N-methyltransferase, H3 lysine-79 specific isoform X2; the encoded protein is MELKLHSPAGAEPVLYTWPLTSGRGTDRHDGALEIVETIRWVCEDLPELKLPLENNILCDYDTRSYESMKLLCDRFNRAIDSIVALEKGTSLPAQRLNKYPSRGLLRHILQQTYNQAVTDPDKLNQYEPFSPEVYGETSYDLVCQMIDQIDITQDDIFIDLGSGVGQVVLQMAAATPCKICLGVERAEVPSRYAESMNKNFRAWMQWYGKKFGDYKLIKGDFLNEEHREKITSATIVFVNNFAFGPNVDHQLKERFADLKDGARIVSSKSFCPLNFRITDRNLSDIGTIMHVSEMSPLRGSVSWTGKPVSYYLHIIDRTKLERYFQRLRNPKGTVNDDDNSNSSRNSREKARRDLSKIMQDSSSDSEFFDPAGPTTRKAWSDWCSNKGKSSQSEDEVVGSKVKRQPKKLRRKIQRGGKVQGGNNAVNKPLAKPRRGRVRKTKPKKAIKINGLDLLHSQTLLSTSPQANGKKLPPPPGCVDQKLTSLSTDMVHDELDIPPAPENTPYALQILLDMYRAQYMSMIEEMKTPQYKGNVENLITEEKERNQRLQNRAAQLEKQIKVLIDDSVALLKVRMNELGINALSPADLLAKAKEIVIRHKDLQAKASKLQVQVYGLEQEQKNLITQRQQEITEKYSKQDPTRRDVSPLVPEEYILREISSTLSQRKKLHNQVSMLENEVLSLEKSSEERKQAQALNVRQQNSKVSRKSRDYRTRSQEWPEVPDMVKIEEQNPEILAQKILEKGRMLEASKMSSNKPVTKNHTTNGNGQRSSRNAMPAPQAVSKRAKLNNYQQNPINTINTSRSQEPPRITNFEDRLKSIITSVLNEDRKPQIYSPTSSGPYLPPSNTNLPNLHNNSQQYTYQYIKNEPDHKTTNNHNKYKYNKTETVVKPEEYRAGYSQQEGLGSVIDNYRETGHRQEQPDYTQVSPAKLALRRHLSQEKLAAQHHTYSSQNDGMVATRTIGDLVSGEIERTLEISNQSIINAAVDMSDIQGTTTVTSRSVVNANIPPRPERVNVKVHDTLPINKETEPLRQVYSPISRPSSTEGLEGLAYVHNHPKPHPYATQPQISPRQSQFSPRTTIMYPPSVRSGSTNSNYSQNEQYTPLPRADLKPYHESYFHTDVKPSVQPETTAERCNFVPEGLAASLQARVLNTTQIKEEVDAFDRRYIPGALVYQEGSHIKTETVQNDCQYKRESPVIQGPIRTTIRRSSSYADNHNHRNPSENSAGDVHSLPLDGDDRSNPIQRKTHDEGISTVEACTNTRTHKRACIFTVPY
- the LOC111414152 gene encoding casein kinase II subunit beta'-like — encoded protein: MSECSKAGNVDQVENEEPELSSEIENPTDTKEETTHDVSEEMLDEGTTQSDTLPRLVIPSFVAHNSRFGISDFVVKLCMEEKHKWLCAIPIEFIINGANTRGFHSHPMFEEAMLVLKGDLVITRISKSQEPIVKAARGLYYLIHARYILTDQGLAYILKKYHNHEFGCCPRYFCYNQPVIPFGFSPDLERDTIQIFCGKCSEIYSPSNTVNHIDGAAFGPLLPEMFYLQFPHLRPQLSTKKFQPKLYGFKIHSSCYQQETDTDDEDSDDAEKFKIQQFSKRVQ